In Solobacterium moorei, a single genomic region encodes these proteins:
- a CDS encoding type IV secretory system conjugative DNA transfer family protein encodes MIVAYFLAMQIAWLLSYRDDLMGFIDAINVRHVCLDPAIMFWQGNAEYFRLVTYLILAGLLYFLTMSLRPSKTEREMRAMKRRLTHEEMDSYTHIASRHEAKKGLQRFRFDADGRQDHKFVSAKKYYKDVRWWFGNAAFLIQFVSAVVIVMITIKNLINRIGQYIPSNMLRIQLTLPAVLDHMFFYIVIFLGLLILEILISSNVWEKSARKLFKDKLTMIKDTIRQRRELKQLIKSGHIQQIEANMGNWRTDLLLRWNAVYVLLRPHIKDYADFVFNPQKHLWNKLVQRLKLSDKWKVNEYRWFNINGEDTNRRCGLPMETSRSCTYVDPDDNHSLVIGTTNSGKTTTVVHGFIEGVRIGRSNMFVNDIKKNLLQAHYGRLKADGYNVIVLDFVDPAKSECWNPFGIVYAKYREAQQAADQCWKNENERGNYLEIKKQYLLLQAKMLQVNKEFAKDLDSEDKDQQQKAKAAIDPVEKRYNQLKKQKMMIEESPNFPRPDLSDANEQLTDICRTLCEEKTSKAHFWQQAQRLMEGCVSFLLEYEYVDDDGNICQLDEDQINFPNINALASEGFSTVDTPSGRMFLLMWYLQNLRNVTDRSYERLITICYTGADERGSILSTFSNKMQIGMINERVRKMTSKTTFSFKDMVTKPTAIFMITNDEKTTYHPFVSLFVTQLYNELAAASRQYPDQRLPIPWDIIWDEFGISPALKDPNTVFAASRFRGIRWHIVVQEYSQIDEKYGDKMAETIKGNIMNTIYLLATNNKTVKEFSNRAGKKLKWNKETKRFDTVPVITEDRLMHLSLSEAVILRQRKMPIITRFYPNFWYIYNRSAYLYKDKFQIENKLSELHTFSLTEEYKKLFTHRVETEKREVNDFEEMMKMTDAETGEILDVKPINKKQRKHKENSRETDMQLTMNFEEEK; translated from the coding sequence GTGATTGTTGCATACTTTCTTGCTATGCAGATAGCATGGCTTTTATCTTACAGAGATGATCTGATGGGATTTATTGATGCGATCAATGTGCGGCATGTCTGTCTGGATCCGGCAATCATGTTCTGGCAGGGGAATGCAGAATACTTCCGCCTGGTAACATATCTGATTCTGGCCGGACTGCTGTACTTTTTGACCATGTCATTGCGGCCGTCTAAGACAGAAAGAGAAATGCGTGCGATGAAGCGGCGATTGACGCATGAAGAAATGGATTCATATACACATATTGCAAGCAGGCACGAGGCTAAAAAAGGATTGCAGCGCTTCCGCTTCGATGCGGATGGAAGACAGGATCATAAGTTTGTTTCCGCCAAAAAGTATTATAAAGATGTCCGGTGGTGGTTTGGCAATGCGGCATTTTTGATTCAGTTTGTATCAGCAGTGGTCATTGTTATGATCACAATAAAAAATCTGATCAACCGGATAGGTCAATATATTCCGTCAAACATGCTGCGGATTCAATTAACACTGCCGGCAGTTTTGGATCATATGTTCTTTTATATTGTGATCTTTTTGGGACTGCTAATCCTGGAGATTCTGATCAGCTCTAATGTATGGGAAAAATCAGCCCGGAAGCTGTTCAAGGATAAATTAACGATGATCAAAGATACGATTCGGCAGCGAAGAGAGCTGAAGCAGCTGATCAAAAGCGGACATATTCAACAGATCGAGGCGAATATGGGAAATTGGAGAACAGATCTGCTGTTGAGATGGAATGCGGTATATGTACTGCTCAGACCGCATATCAAAGATTATGCTGATTTTGTATTCAACCCGCAGAAACACTTGTGGAATAAACTGGTACAGCGTTTGAAGCTCTCCGATAAATGGAAAGTAAATGAATACAGATGGTTTAATATCAATGGGGAAGATACGAATCGAAGATGCGGCTTGCCGATGGAAACATCAAGATCATGTACTTACGTGGATCCGGATGATAATCACAGTCTGGTCATTGGTACAACGAACTCCGGTAAGACAACTACGGTAGTGCATGGCTTTATTGAAGGTGTGCGCATTGGCAGATCAAACATGTTTGTCAATGATATTAAAAAGAATCTGTTACAGGCGCATTACGGACGCTTGAAGGCGGACGGGTACAATGTTATTGTTCTGGATTTTGTGGATCCGGCGAAATCTGAATGCTGGAATCCTTTTGGAATCGTATATGCAAAATACCGGGAAGCACAGCAAGCAGCGGATCAGTGCTGGAAAAATGAAAATGAACGGGGAAATTACCTAGAGATAAAGAAACAATACCTCTTGCTGCAGGCAAAGATGCTGCAAGTAAATAAAGAATTTGCCAAAGACCTAGATTCGGAAGACAAAGATCAGCAGCAAAAAGCCAAGGCGGCGATCGATCCGGTCGAAAAACGATATAACCAGCTGAAGAAACAAAAGATGATGATCGAAGAATCACCGAACTTTCCAAGACCGGATCTTTCTGATGCCAATGAACAGTTGACGGATATTTGCCGGACACTGTGTGAAGAAAAAACATCAAAAGCACACTTCTGGCAACAGGCACAGCGGCTCATGGAAGGATGTGTGTCTTTTCTTTTGGAGTATGAGTATGTTGATGATGACGGGAACATTTGCCAGTTGGATGAAGATCAGATCAACTTCCCGAATATCAATGCACTTGCAAGCGAGGGTTTTTCTACCGTTGATACACCATCCGGAAGGATGTTCCTGTTAATGTGGTATCTGCAAAATCTCCGTAATGTGACAGATCGATCTTATGAAAGACTGATCACGATATGTTATACGGGTGCAGACGAAAGAGGATCCATTCTGTCTACGTTCTCCAATAAAATGCAGATAGGTATGATCAATGAACGTGTCAGAAAGATGACCTCAAAGACTACCTTCAGCTTTAAAGATATGGTTACTAAGCCGACGGCGATATTCATGATTACCAATGATGAAAAAACAACATATCATCCTTTCGTAAGCCTGTTTGTTACACAGCTTTATAACGAGTTGGCAGCTGCTTCCAGACAGTATCCGGATCAAAGATTGCCTATCCCCTGGGACATCATCTGGGATGAGTTTGGCATATCACCGGCATTGAAGGATCCAAATACTGTCTTTGCGGCATCCCGCTTCAGAGGAATCAGATGGCATATCGTTGTTCAGGAATACTCTCAGATTGATGAGAAGTACGGTGACAAGATGGCGGAAACGATCAAAGGAAATATCATGAATACCATTTATCTGTTGGCAACCAACAATAAAACCGTCAAGGAGTTTTCTAATCGTGCCGGCAAGAAGTTGAAATGGAATAAAGAAACAAAACGCTTTGATACCGTGCCGGTCATTACTGAAGACAGATTGATGCATCTGTCACTTTCCGAAGCAGTCATTTTAAGGCAGCGAAAGATGCCGATCATTACCAGGTTCTATCCGAATTTTTGGTATATCTATAATCGATCGGCGTATCTGTATAAAGATAAATTTCAGATTGAAAACAAACTAAGCGAATTACATACTTTCTCACTGACGGAAGAATATAAAAAATTGTTTACACATAGGGTGGAAACTGAAAAACGGGAAGTAAATGATTTTGAAGAAATGATGAAGATGACGGATGCGGAAACCGGGGAGATTCTGGATGTCAAACCGATCAATAAGAAACAAAGAAAACATAAAGAAAACAGCAGAGAAACAGATATGCAGCTTACGATGAATTTTGAGGAGGAAAAGTAA
- the mobL gene encoding relaxase MobL translates to MGHADVIVDVAFLQYGKHAPSNSGFKGIVTTESVFGGFVNYLVRDKAISNSMDDELVRGKGEQAEKTVSSLLHSEHGLDGSLMDYTSRENATKNSNDKAYFTMTNEGKIYSQEQREEWIRNSMKSFSKDGDLIWTLVVSLDNYDLLNEYELKTQEDFASTTQKALNKTFKKIGLDPKNMIWWEDFHTNTDHPHMHITFLEKEHTRDRGKFTEKEIDKVKTTIITEIAARKRYKELYLQESEDALKMINPLKKEVISQMETLSYKTLKDVSNLYSQLPRSGRLQYNSANMAPYKNQLDNIVEQILKSDELKGTYEQFADHLKKFDNNMNAIGNEKISHMMEREDTKLRVMIANEILKGFKEIKQDPTEKANKVHTWKMDHGTQLLWNALEQIKTDDLLPEQKIVVQELKEQNFVAAQMAIKNLGSSAVDQYLKGSVIVIASKEDAEKERGIEYLHSASEQGNKQAKKFMNFFNRSVSFTKNEFHGYKQRFGMRLPKFFKRMLNNRKREVEEEIDEYLKQNQKKIYEKESGEYPSYKVKRGEQKI, encoded by the coding sequence ATGGGACATGCAGATGTAATCGTTGATGTGGCATTTCTGCAATATGGTAAACACGCACCAAGCAATTCCGGGTTCAAAGGAATCGTCACAACAGAATCCGTATTTGGCGGATTTGTAAATTATCTGGTACGTGACAAAGCCATCAGCAATTCAATGGATGATGAATTAGTACGAGGTAAAGGAGAGCAAGCAGAAAAAACTGTAAGCTCTCTTTTACATTCCGAACATGGACTGGATGGTTCACTGATGGATTATACAAGCAGAGAAAATGCAACGAAAAATTCAAATGATAAAGCATACTTTACGATGACAAACGAAGGAAAGATTTATTCACAAGAACAACGTGAAGAGTGGATCAGAAATTCAATGAAGTCATTTTCCAAGGATGGCGATCTTATTTGGACACTTGTCGTTTCATTGGATAATTATGATTTGTTAAATGAATATGAGCTAAAGACGCAGGAGGATTTTGCAAGTACGACGCAAAAAGCGCTGAACAAAACATTTAAGAAGATTGGACTTGATCCGAAGAACATGATCTGGTGGGAAGATTTTCACACCAATACGGATCACCCGCATATGCATATTACGTTCCTTGAAAAAGAACATACAAGAGATCGAGGAAAGTTTACTGAGAAAGAAATCGATAAAGTTAAAACTACAATCATCACAGAAATTGCGGCAAGAAAAAGATATAAGGAACTGTATCTGCAGGAATCAGAAGATGCACTTAAAATGATCAATCCACTTAAAAAAGAAGTCATCAGTCAAATGGAAACTCTTTCTTATAAGACGTTAAAGGATGTATCCAATCTCTATTCACAACTGCCAAGAAGCGGACGCTTACAGTACAACTCCGCCAACATGGCACCATATAAAAACCAACTGGATAACATCGTGGAACAGATTTTGAAGAGTGATGAACTGAAAGGGACGTATGAACAGTTTGCGGATCATCTGAAAAAGTTTGATAACAATATGAATGCGATCGGCAACGAAAAAATATCTCATATGATGGAAAGAGAAGATACAAAACTGCGTGTGATGATCGCTAATGAGATACTCAAAGGATTCAAAGAAATCAAACAGGATCCGACTGAAAAAGCAAATAAAGTGCATACCTGGAAGATGGATCACGGTACGCAGCTTTTGTGGAATGCATTAGAGCAGATAAAAACAGATGATCTCTTGCCGGAACAAAAAATTGTGGTTCAGGAACTAAAGGAGCAAAACTTTGTGGCGGCACAAATGGCGATTAAGAATCTTGGCAGCTCTGCTGTGGATCAATATCTGAAGGGAAGCGTGATTGTGATTGCTTCTAAAGAAGATGCAGAAAAAGAAAGAGGTATCGAATATCTACATTCTGCATCTGAGCAGGGAAACAAACAGGCAAAGAAGTTTATGAACTTTTTTAACAGAAGTGTCAGTTTTACAAAAAATGAGTTCCATGGATACAAACAAAGATTTGGAATGCGGTTGCCAAAGTTTTTTAAACGCATGTTGAACAATCGAAAGAGAGAAGTTGAGGAAGAAATTGATGAGTATCTGAAGCAGAATCAAAAGAAGATATATGAAAAAGAGTCTGGAGAATATCCTAGTTATAAAGTGAAAAGAGGTGAACAGAAGATATGA
- a CDS encoding peptidoglycan amidohydrolase family protein, whose protein sequence is MTRELGKLKKFITIFAISVLLLPLLFSLLAAASVVAAPIIALDAAKTWIVGWFEDENTATDLLSKWHAEVYPNFEDYGSHEEVGYAEAISCYYFLETGEDINTKIPMREYMNYFTGDEQLEQVYTKIEEITGFIFSEEKISRIKTLKTQIVSKTINSMSLGRSELVAAPIEAAIEWGTAIANDNSHGYSQITRYGNPNYDCSSLVCYAMQAAGFNIAITSTHSMKNMFLAEGHWEWIPSYQLGDLSNYGVLSGQSSLRRGDILLNEQNHTELYLGGGMSLGAHWDWDGVNGDSSGTEISVAQYWDSNWDGILRYTGS, encoded by the coding sequence ATGACAAGAGAATTAGGAAAACTGAAGAAGTTTATAACGATATTTGCGATATCGGTTTTACTGTTGCCGCTTTTGTTTTCACTATTGGCTGCAGCAAGTGTTGTGGCGGCACCAATCATCGCCCTGGATGCGGCAAAGACCTGGATTGTTGGTTGGTTTGAAGACGAAAATACAGCAACTGATCTGCTATCAAAATGGCATGCAGAAGTATATCCGAATTTTGAAGACTATGGTTCCCATGAAGAAGTCGGTTACGCTGAAGCAATATCTTGCTACTATTTTTTGGAAACGGGGGAAGATATCAATACAAAGATCCCCATGCGGGAGTATATGAATTATTTTACCGGAGATGAACAGCTCGAGCAGGTCTATACAAAGATTGAAGAAATTACCGGATTTATTTTTTCGGAAGAGAAAATCTCCAGGATTAAGACCTTAAAGACACAGATCGTCAGTAAAACGATTAACAGCATGTCGTTAGGAAGAAGTGAACTGGTTGCGGCACCGATCGAAGCGGCAATCGAATGGGGAACGGCTATCGCTAACGATAATAGTCATGGTTACTCTCAGATCACTCGATACGGGAATCCGAACTATGATTGCTCATCATTGGTATGCTATGCGATGCAAGCTGCAGGATTCAACATTGCTATCACTTCGACCCATAGTATGAAAAATATGTTCTTGGCTGAAGGGCATTGGGAATGGATTCCAAGTTACCAATTAGGTGATTTATCAAATTATGGTGTCCTTAGCGGTCAATCATCGCTTAGAAGAGGTGATATATTATTGAATGAACAAAATCACACAGAACTATATCTGGGCGGTGGAATGAGCCTTGGAGCGCATTGGGATTGGGATGGAGTAAATGGTGATTCATCAGGTACGGAAATCAGTGTTGCGCAATACTGGGACTCCAACTGGGATGGCATTTTAAGATATACTGGTTCATAG